A single genomic interval of Noviherbaspirillum cavernae harbors:
- a CDS encoding LapA family protein, whose product MRWFYMSVVTLLIVATLIFALQNFQVVTVSFLGLSISAPLAILVAVIYLLGMVTGGGAWSLIRWALEGSKKTWVDKGRPL is encoded by the coding sequence ATGCGTTGGTTCTACATGTCGGTGGTTACCCTGCTCATCGTAGCGACGCTGATTTTCGCGTTGCAGAATTTTCAGGTCGTCACAGTGTCTTTCCTCGGCCTCAGCATCAGCGCCCCGCTCGCGATTCTTGTCGCTGTCATCTATTTGCTCGGCATGGTCACTGGCGGCGGCGCATGGTCGCTCATACGATGGGCGCTGGAAGGATCAAAGAAGACCTGGGTGGACAAGGGGCGGCCATTGTGA